A region from the Fusarium graminearum PH-1 chromosome 4, whole genome shotgun sequence genome encodes:
- a CDS encoding eukaryotic peptide chain release factor subunit 1: protein MSDAQANEAEKNIEIWKVKKLIKRLEAARGNGTSMISLIIPPKDQVSRAAKMLAEEYGTASNIKSRVNRQSVLSAITSTQQRLKLYNKVPPNGLVVYCGEILTQEGKERKVNIDFEPFKPINTSLYLCDNKFHTEALAELLESDQKFGFIIMDGNGALFGTLSGNTREVVHKFSVDLPKKHGRGGQSALRFARLREEKRHNYVRKVAELAVQNFITADKVNVAGLILAGSADFKSDLNASDLFDNRLATKVIKVVDVSYGGENGFNQAIELSSETLGNVKFIQEKKLIGKYFEEISQDTGKVCYSIEDTLKALELGAVETLIVFENLEITRWVLKDNNGSEIILHTTKQQEQSNRDKFLDKETGQEMEIVSQESFLEWIAEHYKDFGTTLEFVSDRSTEGNQFVKGFGGIGGLLRYKVNFEQLADVSDDDEYYDD from the exons atGAGTGACGCTCAGGCGaacgaggccgagaagaac ATTGAGATCtggaaggtcaagaagctcatcaagcgtCTTGAAGCCGCCAGAGGAAATGGAACCTCAATGATTTCCCTCATTATCC CTCCCAAGGACCAAGTCTCTCGAGCTGCCAAGATGTTGGCTGAAGAATAC GGTACCGCCTCCAACATCAAGTCTCGAGTCAACCGACAGTCCGTCCTGTCCGCCATTACCTCGACCCAGCAGCGTCTTAAGCTGTACAACAAGGTCCCCCCGAACGGCCTGGTCGTCTACTGTGGTGAAATCTTGACCCAGGAAGGAAAGGAGCGAAAGGTCAACATCGATTTCGAGCCCTTCAAGCCCATCAACACCTCCCTTTACCTGTGCGACAACAAGTTCCACACTGAGGCCTTGGCTGAGCTGCTCGAGTCCGACCAAAAGTTCggtttcatcatcatggatggTAACGGTGCCCTGTTCGGAACCCTGAGCGGAAACACCCGTGAAGTTGTCCACAAGTTCTCTGTCGATCTTCCCAAGAAGCACGGTCGTGGTGGTCAGTCCGCTCTCCGTTTCGCCCGTCTGCGAGAGGAAAAGCGTCACAACTACGTCCGAAAGGTTGCTGAGTTGGCTGTCCAGAACTTCATCACTGCCGACAAGGTTAACGTTGCtggtctcatccttgctGGTTCTGCCGATTTCAAGAGCGACCTGAACGCCTCCGACCTGTTTGATAACCGTCTTGCGacaaaggtcatcaaggttgttgatgtttctTACGGTGGTGAGAACGGTTTCAACCAGGCTATTGAGCTGTCTTCCGAGACCCTTGGCAACGTCAAGTTCatccaggagaagaagctcattgGAAAGTACTTTGAGGAAATTAGCCAGGATACCGGCAAGGTCTGCTACAGTATCGAGGATACCCTCAAGGCCCTTGAGCTGGGTGCTGTCGAGACTCTTATCGTCTTTGAGAACCTTGAGATCACCCGCTGGGttctcaaggacaacaacGGTAGCGAGATCATCCTCCACACCACcaagcagcaggagcagagCAACCGAGAcaagttcctcgacaaggagaccggccaggagatggagattgtTTCCCAGGAGTCTTTCCTGGAATGGATTGCTGAGCACTACAAGGACTTTGGTACCACTCTTGAGTTCGTCTCTGATCGATCCACCGAGGGCAACCAGTTCGTCAAGGGCTTCGGTGGTATCGGTGGTCTTCTCCGATACAAGGTCAACTTTGAGCAGCTTGCTGACGtgagcgacgacgacgagtaCTACGACG ATTGA
- a CDS encoding 60S ribosomal protein L2 — protein MGRVIRNQRKGRGSIFTANTRLNKAPAKFRNLDYAERHGYLRGVVREIVHDAGRGAPLAKVVFRHPYRFKQVTETFIANEGMYTGQFIYAGKKAALTVGNVLPLGEMPEGTVVSNVEEKIGDRGTLGRTSGNYITIVGHNPDEGKTRIKLPSGAKKVVHSGSRGMIGIVAGGGRTDKPLLKASRAKHKFAVKRNSWPKTRGVAMNPVDHPHGGGNHQHIGKASTISRYAAQGQKAGLIAARRTGLLRGTQKTKE, from the exons ATGGGTAGAGTTATTCGCAACCAGCGTAAGGGTCGTGGATCCATCTTCA CGGCCAACACGCGCCTGAACAAGGCTCCTGCCAAGTTTAGAAACCTCGATTATGCCGAGCGCCACGGCTACCTTCGAGGTGTCGTCCGCGAGATCGTCCACGATGCTG GTCGTGGTGCCCCTCTCGCCAAGGTCGTCTTCCGTCACCCCTACCGATTCAAGCAGGTTACCGAGACCTTCATCGCCAACGAAGGCATGTACACCGGCCAGTTCATCTACGCCGGAAAGAAGGCTGCCCTGACCGTCGGCAACGTCCTCCCCCTCGGTGAGATGCCTGAGGGTACCGTCGTCTCCAacgtcgaggagaagatcgGTGACCGTGGTACTCTGGGCCGAACCTCCGGCAACTACATCACCATTGTCGGCCACAACCCTGATGAGGGCAAGACCCGCATCAAGCTCCCCTCTGGCGCCAAGAAGGTCGTCCACTCCGGATCCCGAGGAATGATCGGTATCGTCGCTGGTGGTGGCCGAACTGACAAGCCCCTCCTCA AGGCTTCTCGTGCCAAGCACAAGTTCGCTGTCAAGCGTAACAGCTGGCCCAAGACTCGTGGTGTTGCCATGAACCCCGTCGACCATCCTCACGGTGGT GGTAACCATCAACATATTGGTAAGGCTTCTACCATCTCCCGATACGCCGCCCAGGGTCAAAAGGCCGGTCTTATCGCCGCCCGCAGAACGGGTCTTCTCCGTGGTACCCAGAAGACAAAGGAGTAA
- a CDS encoding cell cycle control protein cwf14, whose product MPAIRHSSKRKPPPDGFEDIENDLLIFANKMKDAQNKPPPSGPRHQAQWEIFQISHQRSRYVYELYYEKEAISKKLYDWLLKNGYADAMLIAKWKKQGYEKLCCLRCIQTKETNFNSTCICRVPRAEMKGDEDIECVSCGCRGCASSD is encoded by the exons ATGCCCGCGATCCGACACTCATCGAAGCGCAAGCCGCCGCCTGATGGctttgaggatatcgagaATGACTTgctcatcttcgccaacaagatgaaggacgCTCAAAACAAGCCGCCGCCATCAGGGCCTCGGCACCAAGCGCAATGGGAGATCTTCCAGATTTCGCATCAACGCAGTCGATACGTCTACGAGCTGTACTATGAGAAGGAGGCAATCAGCAAGAAACTATACGACTGGCTGCTAAAGAACGGGTACGCGGATGCCATGCTGATCGcgaagtggaagaagcaaggcTACGAAAAG CTTTGCTGCTTGCGCTGCATCCAGACAAAGGAAACGAATTTCAATAGCACATGCATCTGCCGCGTGCCGAGAGCGGAGATGAAGGGCGACGAAGACATCGAGTGTGTCAGCTGCGGATGCAGAGGCTGCGCGTCAAGCGATTAG
- a CDS encoding DNA-directed RNA polymerases I and III 16 kDa polypeptide, with amino-acid sequence MPARSKEEQPQAEDTNMEDAPASAQPETNDEEVEDEEEEEEIEAQRVRILPGSTDTAASFEFTDEGHTLGNALRYIIMKNPDVEFCAYSIPHPSEPKMNIRIQTYSGTAVDALKKGLVDIQEVCDVVADEFWTKREAYNAEQGIDR; translated from the exons ATGCCTGCCCGATCTAAGGAAGAGCAGCCTCAGGCTGAGGATACCAACATGGAGGATGCCCCAGCCTCTGCGCAGCCTGAGACAAACgatgaggaggttgaggatgaagaagaggaagaggagatcGAGGCCCAACGAGTTAGAATC TTGCCGGGCTCAACAGACACTGCTGCCTCATTTGAGTTCACCGACGAAGGTCACACTCTTGGAAATGCTCTGAGATAtatcatcatgaagaa CCCTGACGTTGAGTTCTGCGCGTACTCGATTCCTCACCCTTCAGAACCTAAGATGAACATCAGAATTCAGACATACA GTGGTACTGCAGTCGATGCGCTCAAGAAGGGCTTGGTCGACATCCAGGAAGTATGCGACGTGGTTGCCGATGAGTTCTGGACCAAGAGAGAGGCCTATAATGCTGAGCAGGGCATTGATCGATGA